In a genomic window of Thermosynechococcus sp. CL-1:
- a CDS encoding photosystem I reaction center protein subunit XI, producing the protein MAEELVKPYNGDPFVGHLSTPISDSGLVKTFIGNLPAYRQGLSPILRGLEIGMAHGYFLIGPWVKLGPLRDSDVANLGGLISGIALILIATACLAAYGLVSFQKGGSSSDPLKTGEGWSQFTAGFFVGAMGGAFVAFFLLENFAVVDGIMTGLFN; encoded by the coding sequence ATGGCAGAAGAACTGGTTAAGCCATACAATGGCGATCCCTTTGTGGGGCACTTGTCAACGCCCATTTCTGACTCTGGCCTAGTGAAGACTTTTATTGGTAACCTCCCCGCCTATCGTCAAGGCCTCTCCCCCATTCTGCGGGGTCTTGAAATTGGCATGGCCCATGGCTACTTCCTCATTGGTCCTTGGGTCAAGCTCGGTCCCCTGCGGGACTCCGATGTGGCCAACTTGGGCGGTTTGATTTCTGGTATCGCCCTGATTTTGATTGCCACGGCCTGCTTAGCGGCCTATGGTCTAGTCAGTTTTCAAAAGGGTGGCAGCAGCAGCGATCCCCTGAAAACCGGTGAGGGTTGGAGTCAGTTTACGGCTGGCTTCTTTGTGGGGGCTATGGGTGGTGCCTTTGTGGCCTTCTTCCTCCTCGAAAACTTTGCTGTTGTCGATGGCATCATGACCGGCCTCTTTAACTAG
- a CDS encoding photosystem I reaction center subunit VIII, which produces MMGSYAASFLPWIFIPVVCWLMPTVVMGLLFLYIEGDA; this is translated from the coding sequence ATGATGGGATCTTACGCTGCATCCTTTTTGCCTTGGATTTTTATTCCCGTGGTGTGCTGGCTGATGCCCACGGTGGTGATGGGGTTGCTGTTCCTCTATATCGAAGGAGACGCCTAA
- a CDS encoding tetratricopeptide repeat protein — translation MENALPAVYLSVLIILLGVSAWFVVKQILKTRRIESTLARLQRKLKQEPGTTQEYFELGSIYLTKKLASQAIPLFQKALKAAENEGETYLAPIYNALGYAYFMQEQYDLAIRQYKEALKNQPEYITAANNLGHAYEKKNLAQPALEAYQHTLKYDPNNAIAQRRVNSLKKRLSGAAA, via the coding sequence ATGGAGAATGCCTTACCTGCGGTTTATTTAAGTGTGTTGATTATTCTACTCGGCGTCTCAGCTTGGTTTGTGGTCAAACAAATCCTCAAAACCCGCCGCATTGAATCTACTTTGGCACGCCTCCAACGAAAACTCAAGCAGGAACCGGGCACGACTCAGGAATACTTTGAGCTAGGCAGCATCTACCTGACAAAGAAACTGGCCAGTCAAGCCATTCCCCTGTTTCAAAAGGCTCTGAAGGCGGCTGAAAACGAAGGCGAAACCTACCTTGCTCCCATCTACAATGCCCTTGGCTATGCCTACTTCATGCAGGAGCAGTATGACTTGGCCATTCGCCAGTACAAAGAGGCTCTAAAAAACCAGCCTGAGTACATCACGGCTGCCAACAACCTCGGTCACGCCTATGAGAAAAAGAACCTAGCCCAACCTGCCCTTGAAGCCTATCAACATACCTTGAAATACGACCCCAACAACGCGATCGCCCAACGGCGGGTGAATTCCCTGAAAAAACGGCTGAGTGGCGCGGCGGCTTGA
- a CDS encoding flagellar motor protein, which produces MNPPVVPGNRSIPDNEKFRFPAGSAQLSEPFRQYIWVNLASMVMDTRKKYGIDTVEIIGHTDGQPNQGGVSNLDTLLEQAVATNTLNRLTPGSNADLGLMRALAIANELRKVQAKQPQLAGLKFRAYSAGQLYLLNGQLAPANRNPDVSRRRIEVRFTRTGRTETAR; this is translated from the coding sequence ATGAATCCACCTGTGGTTCCCGGCAATCGTTCTATTCCAGATAATGAAAAATTTCGTTTCCCTGCGGGCAGTGCGCAACTCTCGGAACCGTTTCGCCAATACATTTGGGTCAATTTAGCCTCAATGGTTATGGATACCCGCAAAAAGTATGGCATTGACACCGTGGAAATCATTGGCCATACCGACGGCCAACCCAATCAAGGCGGGGTCAGTAATCTCGATACCTTGCTAGAGCAGGCGGTAGCTACCAATACATTGAACCGCTTGACCCCCGGATCGAATGCTGATCTCGGCCTGATGCGGGCACTGGCGATCGCCAACGAACTGCGCAAGGTGCAAGCAAAACAACCCCAACTGGCTGGCCTGAAATTTCGCGCTTACTCTGCGGGGCAGCTCTACTTGCTCAATGGTCAGCTCGCACCAGCAAACCGCAATCCAGATGTTTCCCGGCGTCGTATCGAAGTGCGCTTTACCCGTACGGGTAGAACAGAAACCGCCCGCTAA
- a CDS encoding MlaD family protein, which translates to MMQSRRVQESLVGLVILAGLATLGVGLLWLRGNLAGTNSYTLEVELDTAPGLAVGTQVRYRGVQVGRVTAIGFDANGVQVSVRVNNVLIPRSAVPEIRQSGFIGQAFLDFTPKERVPEIPEGVTAFAPKCQPDLIYCNGDRVTGVRTASLEDLVRAATRFTTALEESGIINNANTLILGATRTVNRADQSLTRVTTALDSFNALSNEARAELRNFGTASQAVTRAANQISELVEVNRNTINSALRNIDGAARDLRTTLKALRPLTNQLEQGELLANLDALIKNGAEAAANLNKVSGTLSSPIIMLSIAQTLDAARATFINAQKLTNDLLKLTGDESFQSDLRRLIKILSRLLASSEELEQQFLALHATSLGETQPPAPSPAPSPSGAATPPKEEEAAVTNDP; encoded by the coding sequence ATGATGCAGTCACGACGTGTGCAGGAAAGTTTGGTGGGTCTGGTGATCCTTGCGGGCTTAGCCACATTAGGGGTCGGCCTACTCTGGTTGCGGGGCAACCTTGCCGGTACCAATAGCTACACCCTTGAGGTGGAATTGGATACAGCACCCGGCTTAGCGGTGGGGACACAGGTGCGCTATCGCGGTGTCCAAGTGGGTCGCGTCACGGCCATTGGGTTTGATGCCAATGGTGTCCAAGTGAGTGTGCGCGTCAACAATGTGTTAATTCCCCGTAGTGCTGTACCGGAGATTCGCCAGTCGGGTTTTATTGGTCAGGCCTTCTTGGACTTTACCCCCAAGGAGCGGGTACCGGAGATTCCCGAGGGCGTCACTGCCTTTGCCCCCAAGTGCCAACCAGACTTGATTTACTGCAATGGCGATCGCGTGACTGGGGTACGCACTGCCAGCTTAGAGGATTTGGTGCGAGCGGCCACTCGTTTTACCACTGCCCTTGAGGAATCGGGGATTATCAACAATGCCAATACCCTTATTTTGGGCGCAACCCGCACCGTCAACCGTGCCGATCAATCCCTGACGAGGGTGACCACTGCTCTCGATAGTTTCAACGCCCTCAGTAATGAAGCCCGTGCTGAACTACGGAATTTTGGCACCGCCTCGCAAGCAGTGACCCGTGCGGCCAACCAGATCAGCGAACTGGTTGAGGTCAACCGCAACACGATTAACTCCGCCTTGCGCAACATTGATGGTGCTGCCCGCGATCTGAGAACCACGCTCAAAGCACTGCGGCCCCTGACAAATCAACTGGAGCAGGGGGAATTGCTGGCCAATTTGGATGCTCTCATTAAAAATGGTGCCGAAGCAGCAGCCAATCTCAATAAAGTCTCTGGGACACTGAGCAGTCCCATCATTATGCTGTCGATCGCCCAAACCCTAGATGCGGCACGCGCAACATTTATCAATGCCCAAAAACTCACGAATGACTTGCTCAAACTCACGGGCGATGAATCCTTCCAGTCTGATTTGCGACGCCTTATTAAAATCCTCAGTCGCCTACTGGCTTCCAGTGAAGAGCTTGAGCAGCAATTCTTGGCACTCCATGCCACTTCCCTAGGAGAAACTCAGCCACCTGCCCCTAGCCCCGCCCCCAGTCCAAGTGGGGCGGCAACGCCCCCCAAAGAGGAAGAAGCTGCCGTGACCAATGATCCTTAG
- the nadB gene encoding L-aspartate oxidase: MTPATSGFDVLIIGSGAAGLSAALALPPSYRIGLITKTDLRQSASGWAQGGMAAAIDPTDSPLLHAQDTLAAGAGLCDPVSVQFLVEQAPVQVERLLAMGVAFDRVGDRPALTLEAAHSRPRVLHAADTTGQALITTLLEQVTAAPHITLLPNSFVFDLWLESGRCCGVCLLRQGQLQWLRSGAVVLATGGGGQVFAQTTNPPLSTGDGVAMAWRAGAHIRDVEFFQFHPTALAVEGAPRFLISEAVRGEGAHLIDHTGHRFVADYHPAGELAPRDIVSRAIYRHLQQSHAPHVWLDLRPISRDRLHYRFPKIIAVCRQWGIDVEQQPIPVSPAAHYWMGGVVTDLQAKTSLPGLYAVGEVASTGVHGANRLASNSLLECFVFSAQLAHLHPQPLPLAVSPVSQQALEIEPVSFRQWRQDLRELLWQSAGICRDAPTLMAALSQVKEWRQELLAHPIAIALRELNPNHCYTLSNTAAQTTLWEWGELRNLLDIAYLILKSALFREESRGGHYRQDYPQPDPNWQMHTLIWGEHWQKAAIQGVQSKL, encoded by the coding sequence TTGACTCCCGCAACTTCTGGATTTGATGTCTTAATCATTGGCAGTGGTGCTGCGGGTCTCAGTGCTGCCCTTGCCCTTCCCCCTAGCTATCGCATTGGCCTGATTACCAAAACTGACCTTCGACAATCTGCCAGTGGCTGGGCACAAGGCGGTATGGCTGCGGCCATTGACCCGACGGATTCTCCCCTACTCCATGCCCAAGATACCCTTGCTGCGGGGGCTGGCCTCTGTGATCCAGTGAGTGTCCAGTTTTTGGTTGAGCAGGCACCGGTACAGGTGGAGCGGCTCTTGGCGATGGGGGTAGCTTTTGATCGCGTGGGCGATCGCCCGGCTCTGACCCTCGAAGCGGCTCATTCTCGTCCTCGGGTACTTCATGCCGCTGACACCACAGGTCAAGCCCTGATTACAACACTGCTCGAACAGGTCACTGCTGCACCCCATATCACGCTTCTGCCCAATAGCTTTGTCTTTGATCTGTGGCTAGAGTCGGGGCGATGCTGTGGGGTGTGTCTGTTGCGTCAGGGACAACTTCAGTGGCTGCGCTCGGGTGCAGTTGTTCTCGCCACGGGGGGCGGCGGTCAAGTTTTTGCCCAAACCACGAATCCCCCCTTAAGCACTGGCGATGGTGTGGCAATGGCATGGCGGGCAGGAGCACACATTCGGGATGTCGAGTTTTTCCAATTTCATCCCACCGCTCTTGCCGTTGAGGGAGCACCGCGATTTCTGATCAGTGAAGCAGTGCGCGGTGAAGGGGCACATCTCATAGACCACACAGGGCATCGCTTTGTGGCGGACTACCATCCTGCTGGCGAGCTGGCACCACGAGACATTGTCAGTCGTGCCATTTACCGTCACCTTCAGCAGAGCCATGCCCCCCATGTCTGGCTGGACTTACGACCGATTTCTCGCGATCGCCTGCACTACCGTTTTCCGAAAATCATTGCTGTCTGTCGGCAGTGGGGCATTGACGTTGAACAGCAACCCATTCCCGTGTCCCCAGCAGCCCATTACTGGATGGGGGGAGTCGTCACCGATTTGCAGGCTAAGACCAGCCTTCCCGGCCTCTATGCCGTTGGTGAAGTTGCCAGTACTGGTGTCCACGGTGCCAATCGCCTTGCTAGTAACTCCCTTTTGGAATGCTTTGTCTTTTCAGCTCAACTGGCACATCTGCACCCTCAGCCCCTTCCCTTGGCGGTGTCCCCTGTTAGCCAGCAAGCCCTTGAAATTGAGCCAGTGAGTTTTCGGCAGTGGCGCCAAGATCTGCGGGAACTCCTGTGGCAAAGTGCTGGCATTTGTCGCGATGCTCCCACGCTGATGGCCGCTCTTTCCCAAGTGAAGGAATGGCGCCAAGAATTGCTGGCTCATCCGATTGCGATCGCCCTTCGTGAACTCAACCCCAATCACTGCTATACCCTCAGCAATACAGCCGCCCAGACAACTCTTTGGGAATGGGGCGAGCTACGCAATCTCTTGGACATTGCCTACTTAATTCTCAAAAGTGCCCTCTTTCGGGAGGAAAGCCGCGGAGGCCACTACCGTCAAGACTACCCCCAACCCGATCCCAATTGGCAAATGCACACCCTAATTTGGGGAGAGCACTGGCAAAAAGCGGCAATTCAAGGCGTCCAGAGTAAACTATAG
- the psbU gene encoding photosystem II complex extrinsic protein PsbU — MQRLGRWLALAYFVGVSLLGWINWSAPTLAATTSTEEELVNVIDEKLGTAYGEKIDLNNTNIAAFIQYRGLYPTLAKLIVKNAPYQSVEDVLNIPGLTERQKEILRENLDHFTVTEVETALVEGGDRYNNGLYK; from the coding sequence ATGCAACGTTTGGGCCGCTGGCTAGCACTGGCTTACTTCGTGGGCGTTAGCCTGTTGGGCTGGATCAACTGGAGTGCCCCAACCTTGGCGGCAACTACATCCACTGAAGAAGAACTGGTCAATGTGATAGATGAAAAACTCGGCACTGCCTATGGTGAAAAAATTGACCTTAACAATACCAACATTGCCGCCTTTATTCAATACCGCGGTCTGTACCCAACCCTAGCTAAATTAATCGTTAAAAATGCCCCCTACCAATCCGTTGAAGATGTCCTGAACATTCCCGGTTTGACGGAGCGGCAAAAGGAAATTCTGCGGGAAAACTTGGATCACTTTACGGTGACCGAGGTGGAAACGGCTCTCGTTGAGGGTGGCGATCGCTATAATAATGGGCTATACAAATAA
- a CDS encoding adenylate/guanylate cyclase domain-containing protein has product MDADLTFNLPDQKILETLPAQQLVAIILRQQQIINQLRHTLSQIPGAPEVVHPETPPPSEPHLALVSEDTVCYFPLTGGNCWTIGRSEDNSIVLSDRWMSRNHAMIQRMGQGEFYLIDLGSRNGTFVNGRRVSIPVALHNGDRITFGQTELDFFNEPFAPLFAENATLSLPQSEGSSTALLHVRRLLTVLVVDIRDFTKLTRQLEEELLSELIGTWFHRAGEIIRQYGSWVDKYIGDAVMAVWIHESEEIGYQEICHTLSALEDLRLMTGELHQHYPLPWPLRIGSGLNTGYAMVGNTGSGDRPDYTALGDTVNAAFRLESATKTIAADLAMGATTYHYLVQSCPTVVPFRPQVLNLKGYDAPVPAYVGSFDDLHRFLAQAIKGRDTLH; this is encoded by the coding sequence ATGGATGCTGACCTGACGTTTAACTTGCCCGACCAAAAGATCCTCGAGACCTTACCTGCCCAACAGTTAGTGGCGATTATTTTGCGTCAGCAGCAAATTATTAATCAACTCCGCCATACCCTCTCGCAGATTCCCGGCGCCCCTGAGGTCGTTCACCCTGAGACCCCACCCCCCTCAGAACCCCATCTGGCACTGGTGAGTGAGGACACGGTTTGTTATTTTCCCTTGACAGGGGGGAACTGCTGGACCATTGGCCGCAGTGAAGACAATTCCATTGTGCTCAGCGATCGCTGGATGTCACGGAACCATGCCATGATTCAGCGCATGGGACAGGGGGAGTTTTATCTCATTGATCTCGGCAGTCGCAATGGCACGTTCGTCAATGGTCGCCGCGTCAGTATTCCCGTTGCCCTGCACAATGGCGATCGCATTACCTTTGGCCAAACGGAACTGGACTTTTTTAACGAACCCTTTGCCCCCCTATTTGCCGAAAATGCCACTCTGTCTTTGCCTCAATCCGAAGGCTCCTCCACAGCACTGCTCCATGTCCGCCGCCTGTTGACGGTCTTGGTTGTGGATATTCGTGACTTTACCAAGCTGACGCGGCAACTCGAAGAGGAGCTACTGTCGGAGCTAATTGGCACGTGGTTTCATCGGGCGGGTGAGATTATTCGTCAATACGGCAGTTGGGTCGACAAGTACATTGGCGATGCGGTCATGGCGGTTTGGATCCACGAAAGCGAGGAGATTGGCTATCAAGAAATTTGCCACACCCTCTCTGCCTTAGAGGATTTACGGCTGATGACGGGAGAACTGCACCAGCACTATCCCTTGCCGTGGCCACTGCGCATTGGTTCTGGTTTGAATACAGGCTATGCAATGGTGGGGAATACGGGGAGTGGCGATCGCCCCGACTATACTGCTCTGGGAGATACCGTTAACGCTGCCTTTCGCCTTGAGAGTGCCACCAAAACCATTGCCGCTGATCTGGCTATGGGGGCAACCACCTACCACTACCTTGTACAGTCTTGTCCAACCGTTGTCCCCTTTCGACCCCAAGTGCTGAACCTCAAGGGCTATGATGCCCCTGTACCCGCCTACGTGGGCAGCTTTGATGACCTCCATCGGTTCCTTGCCCAAGCCATCAAAGGGAGGGACACCCTGCACTAA
- a CDS encoding Photosystem I reaction center subunit III, which yields MRRLLALLLVLTLWLGFTPLAAADVAGLVPCKDSPAFQKRAAAAVNTTADPASGQKRFERYSQALCGQDGLPHLVVDGRLSRAGDFLIPSVLFLYIAGWIGWVGRAYLIAVRDSGEANEKEIIIDVPLAIKCMLTGFAWPLAALKELAAGELTAKDNEITVSPR from the coding sequence ATGCGTCGATTGTTAGCCCTACTCCTTGTCTTGACCCTGTGGCTAGGTTTTACCCCTCTAGCCGCCGCTGATGTGGCAGGACTCGTCCCCTGCAAAGATTCTCCTGCCTTTCAAAAACGCGCTGCCGCTGCTGTGAATACCACCGCTGATCCCGCCTCCGGTCAAAAACGGTTTGAGCGCTATAGTCAAGCCCTGTGCGGCCAAGATGGTTTGCCCCACCTCGTTGTGGATGGTCGCCTCAGCCGTGCCGGTGATTTTCTCATTCCCAGTGTGCTCTTCCTGTACATTGCCGGCTGGATTGGCTGGGTGGGTCGCGCCTACTTGATTGCCGTGCGCGATAGCGGTGAAGCCAATGAAAAAGAAATCATTATTGATGTGCCCCTTGCCATCAAATGCATGCTCACGGGGTTTGCTTGGCCATTGGCTGCCCTCAAGGAGCTGGCAGCGGGTGAACTCACCGCCAAAGACAACGAAATCACCGTTTCCCCTCGCTAG
- the psaJ gene encoding photosystem I reaction center subunit IX → MKHFLTYLSTAPVLAAIWMTITAGILIEFNRFYPDLLFHPL, encoded by the coding sequence ATGAAACACTTTTTGACCTATCTTTCCACCGCGCCCGTGCTGGCCGCCATTTGGATGACGATTACCGCTGGGATTTTGATTGAGTTTAATCGTTTCTATCCCGACTTGCTCTTCCATCCCCTTTAA
- the rplI gene encoding 50S ribosomal protein L9: protein MAKRVQVVLNETVNKLGRMGQVVEVAPGYARNYLFPRGIAEPATPSALRRVERLQEKERQRLAELKGVAEKQKATLEKLATITISMPVGEKDMLFGSVTPQDVADAIQAITGETIDRREMILPEIRKLGTYTAEIKLHPEVSVKLNIQVVAD from the coding sequence ATGGCAAAGCGGGTGCAAGTTGTCTTGAATGAAACCGTCAATAAACTCGGGCGAATGGGTCAAGTCGTCGAAGTCGCCCCCGGCTATGCCCGTAATTACCTATTTCCAAGAGGGATTGCCGAGCCAGCAACCCCCAGTGCCCTGCGGCGCGTAGAGCGGCTCCAAGAAAAAGAACGGCAGCGGCTTGCCGAACTCAAAGGCGTTGCTGAAAAACAAAAAGCCACCCTCGAAAAACTGGCCACCATTACCATCTCAATGCCCGTGGGCGAAAAAGATATGCTCTTTGGCAGCGTTACACCGCAAGATGTGGCCGATGCCATCCAAGCCATTACCGGCGAAACCATTGATCGCCGTGAAATGATTCTGCCTGAGATTCGCAAATTGGGCACCTACACGGCTGAAATCAAGCTCCACCCCGAAGTGAGTGTCAAACTCAATATCCAAGTCGTTGCCGATTAG
- the dnaB gene encoding replicative DNA helicase: MVQEPSFQPDSQLIPPQNLEAEEWILGGILLDPEAINRVVDILPVEAFYLSAHREIYRAAVSLHSRGSPTDLLCVTAWLQDQGLLERVGGHTKLAELVERTVSAINIDRYALLVKEKYLRRKLIEAGTHVVKLGYDSSLSLNVILDQAEQQIFSVTQDRIQQGLTRTDEILTRTFTELEQRAIGNIQPGLSCNFYDLDNMTQGFQRSDLIIIAGRPSMGKTAIALQIARRIAEIHNLGVAIYSLEMSKEQLVQRLLASEARIDSNYLRAGRISQHQWEPLSRAIGILSQLPIYIDDTPNPTLGEIRSTARRLHAEHPNGLGLILIDYLQLMGGEETTEGRVQELSKITRSLKGLARELNVPVIALSQLSRSVESRQNKRPLMSDLRESGSIEQDADLVILLYRDEYYNPDTPDRGICELLIAKHRNGPVGTVKLLFDPQYTRFENLARD, from the coding sequence ATGGTTCAGGAGCCAAGTTTTCAGCCCGATAGCCAACTGATTCCCCCCCAGAACCTCGAAGCGGAAGAGTGGATCTTGGGGGGTATTCTCTTAGACCCGGAAGCCATCAACCGGGTGGTGGATATTTTGCCGGTTGAGGCCTTTTACCTCAGTGCCCACCGCGAGATCTATCGGGCAGCAGTTTCTCTCCACAGTCGCGGCAGCCCCACGGATCTGCTGTGCGTTACCGCTTGGCTACAGGATCAGGGGCTATTGGAGCGAGTTGGGGGGCACACCAAGCTGGCAGAACTGGTGGAGCGCACAGTGAGCGCGATCAATATCGATCGCTACGCCCTCTTGGTCAAGGAAAAATACCTGCGCCGTAAGCTTATTGAAGCCGGTACCCATGTGGTGAAGCTGGGTTACGATAGCAGCCTCTCATTGAATGTGATCTTGGATCAGGCCGAGCAGCAGATCTTTAGTGTGACGCAGGATCGGATTCAGCAGGGATTGACCCGCACCGATGAAATTCTTACCCGCACGTTTACGGAATTGGAGCAGCGGGCGATCGGTAATATTCAGCCGGGTCTATCCTGCAATTTCTATGATCTGGACAACATGACCCAAGGCTTCCAGCGATCGGACTTGATTATCATTGCCGGTCGTCCTTCAATGGGCAAGACGGCGATCGCCCTACAGATTGCCCGTCGCATTGCCGAAATTCACAATCTGGGGGTGGCGATCTACAGCCTTGAGATGTCCAAGGAGCAACTGGTGCAACGTCTCCTTGCCAGCGAAGCCCGCATTGACAGCAACTATTTACGGGCGGGGCGCATTAGCCAACACCAGTGGGAACCCCTAAGTCGGGCGATCGGGATTCTCTCGCAACTGCCCATCTACATTGACGACACTCCCAATCCCACCCTTGGGGAGATTCGCTCCACTGCCCGTCGCCTCCATGCCGAGCATCCCAACGGTCTCGGCCTCATTTTGATTGACTATCTGCAACTGATGGGTGGCGAAGAAACCACAGAAGGTCGGGTGCAGGAACTCTCCAAAATTACCCGCTCCCTCAAGGGACTGGCGCGGGAACTCAATGTCCCTGTCATTGCCCTCTCCCAACTCAGCCGCAGTGTCGAATCACGGCAAAATAAACGCCCCCTGATGTCTGATTTGCGCGAATCCGGCTCCATTGAACAGGATGCCGACTTGGTGATCCTGTTGTACCGCGATGAATATTACAACCCTGATACCCCCGATCGCGGCATTTGTGAACTCCTGATTGCCAAGCACCGCAATGGCCCAGTGGGCACCGTCAAGCTCCTCTTTGACCCCCAATACACTCGCTTTGAAAACCTTGCCCGCGATTAG
- a CDS encoding ChaB family protein — protein sequence MRTTFAQPATKCVSATFKEEAKVKEAIERLLNRGVPKENISIIGRNFQSEARISGFITKKDIILDGVTTGALYGSIFGSLLSLLTGVGVLFIPFIGVVAAAGPLAAALLGATSGALYGALGAGLGSALISLGMPQDKAAIYQTRVQAGEFLLVVEVPEDKAGEIFLLLQSAGGQEAAITEMQIPRQPEGQLSGPEDISPEVRADLSETAQSKFVEAYNEALKESNDEKNALIKAWEHIKRLFQRDDKGIYGS from the coding sequence ATGCGTACGACTTTTGCTCAACCAGCAACAAAATGTGTCTCGGCCACCTTCAAGGAAGAGGCCAAAGTCAAAGAGGCGATCGAACGACTCTTGAATCGCGGTGTGCCCAAGGAAAATATCTCAATCATTGGCCGCAATTTTCAGTCTGAAGCCCGCATTAGTGGATTTATTACCAAGAAAGATATTATTTTGGATGGCGTCACCACGGGGGCACTCTATGGCTCGATCTTTGGTTCGCTGCTGAGTCTGCTAACCGGAGTCGGCGTTCTCTTTATTCCTTTTATTGGCGTGGTGGCTGCTGCTGGCCCTTTGGCGGCTGCCCTTTTGGGGGCGACCAGTGGTGCCCTCTATGGTGCGTTGGGCGCCGGCCTAGGATCCGCACTGATTTCCTTGGGGATGCCGCAGGACAAAGCTGCCATTTATCAAACGCGGGTACAAGCGGGGGAATTCTTGCTGGTCGTCGAAGTACCGGAGGACAAAGCAGGGGAGATCTTTCTCCTGTTACAATCCGCTGGCGGTCAAGAGGCGGCCATTACTGAGATGCAAATTCCGCGTCAACCGGAGGGTCAGTTGTCTGGGCCAGAGGACATTTCCCCAGAAGTGCGTGCCGATCTCTCGGAGACGGCTCAGTCTAAATTTGTCGAAGCCTACAATGAGGCGCTGAAGGAGTCCAACGATGAAAAAAATGCCCTCATTAAGGCGTGGGAGCACATCAAGCGCCTCTTCCAACGGGATGATAAAGGCATCTACGGCAGTTAG